From Pedobacter indicus, a single genomic window includes:
- the lpxD gene encoding UDP-3-O-(3-hydroxymyristoyl)glucosamine N-acyltransferase: MQFTAQQISDIVNGTVEGDSSQTVSEMSKIEEGQEGSISFLANPRYENYLYTTRASIVIINEDLVLKQAVKPTLIRVKNAYTAFSILLDAYNQLRADKSGVEEPSFIHPSAVIGKNVYIGAFSYIGANVRIGDHTKIYPNSYIGDSVMIGSFCTLYAGVKVYFDSVIGDRVIIHAGAVIGSDGFGFAPQEDGTYKKVSQIGNVLIGDDVEIGANTTIDRATLGSTKIQSGVKLDNLIQLAHNVELGQNTVVAAQTGISGSTKIGENVVLGGQVGVAGHISVADGSQVQAQSGINRSITHPGKKWAGTPAFSYTSQMRIQVTLQKLPGLEKRIEQLENLIYKS, encoded by the coding sequence ATGCAATTTACCGCGCAACAAATTAGCGATATCGTTAACGGTACGGTTGAAGGTGATTCTAGCCAGACGGTTTCCGAAATGTCAAAGATCGAGGAAGGTCAGGAAGGCAGTATTTCCTTTTTGGCAAATCCTAGATATGAAAATTACTTATATACCACCCGTGCATCGATCGTAATAATAAACGAAGATCTCGTTCTTAAGCAAGCGGTTAAACCCACACTTATTCGTGTTAAAAACGCATACACAGCTTTTTCGATTCTATTAGATGCATATAATCAACTCCGAGCCGATAAGAGTGGCGTCGAAGAGCCGTCCTTTATCCATCCAAGTGCTGTAATCGGAAAGAACGTATACATTGGTGCTTTTTCTTATATAGGAGCAAACGTTCGGATTGGTGATCATACGAAAATATATCCGAACAGTTATATTGGAGATTCAGTAATGATTGGTTCGTTTTGCACGCTTTACGCTGGAGTTAAGGTATACTTCGATAGCGTAATTGGAGACCGGGTTATTATTCATGCGGGTGCGGTCATTGGTAGTGACGGTTTTGGTTTTGCTCCTCAAGAAGACGGGACTTATAAAAAGGTAAGTCAAATTGGAAATGTTTTGATCGGTGATGATGTTGAAATTGGAGCTAATACCACAATTGATCGCGCTACCTTAGGGTCGACGAAGATTCAGAGTGGGGTTAAATTAGATAATCTGATTCAGTTAGCACATAATGTTGAACTAGGTCAAAATACGGTAGTGGCTGCTCAAACAGGCATTTCGGGCAGTACTAAGATTGGCGAAAACGTTGTTTTAGGGGGGCAGGTGGGTGTTGCCGGACACATCAGTGTAGCAGACGGTTCACAAGTGCAAGCGCAGTCGGGAATTAACCGATCCATTACTCATCCAGGCAAAAAATGGGCAGGTACCCCAGCATTTAGTTACACTTCTCAAATGAGGATACAAGTGACTTTACAAAAGCTGCCTGGGTTGGAAAAGCGAATAGAACAATTAGAGAACTTAATATATAAGAGTTAA
- a CDS encoding bifunctional UDP-3-O-[3-hydroxymyristoyl] N-acetylglucosamine deacetylase/3-hydroxyacyl-ACP dehydratase, which translates to MNAKQRTIRNEVTISGVGLHTGKPASLTFRAAPENHGYKFKRVDLEGTPIIDADVDNVSDTSRGTTISQNGASVSTIEHLLAALVGMEIDNVLIEIDGPEVPIMDGSSSFFTDAIEEAGFVTQNVDREYYVIPHNMHYSEPDRRVEMVAMPLDDGYRLTCMIDYNSPVLGSQHASISNIDEFKSEIASSRTFCFLHELEALVENNLIKGGDLNNAIVIVDKQVSEDELTELAKLFNRKDIKVAKEGILNNIELRHQNEPARHKLLDMVGDLALIGMPIKGHIMAARPGHAANVAFAKKIKAAIKKEKNKKRIPTYDPSAKPLYDVVQIMDILPHRPPFLFIDKILELSKTHVVGVKNVTMNEGFFEGHFPGAPVFPGVIQVEAMAQTGGILVLSTVPDPRNYLTLFLKIDNVRFRAQVSPGDTVVFRCDLMEPIRRGIAQMKGVGTVGEKVVVEAEMMAQIVRVKDSETA; encoded by the coding sequence ATGAATGCTAAACAGAGAACTATTAGAAATGAAGTAACTATTTCGGGTGTTGGCTTGCATACGGGGAAGCCTGCTTCATTGACGTTTAGAGCAGCACCAGAAAATCACGGTTATAAATTTAAAAGAGTCGATCTTGAGGGAACCCCAATTATCGACGCAGATGTGGATAATGTAAGTGATACCTCTAGAGGAACAACGATTTCGCAGAATGGTGCTAGTGTTAGTACAATTGAACACCTGTTAGCGGCTCTTGTTGGCATGGAAATAGACAATGTACTGATTGAGATTGATGGTCCAGAGGTTCCAATTATGGATGGTAGTTCCTCTTTTTTTACTGATGCTATCGAAGAAGCGGGGTTTGTAACGCAGAATGTAGATCGTGAATATTATGTTATTCCTCATAATATGCATTATTCTGAACCAGATAGAAGGGTAGAGATGGTGGCTATGCCGCTTGATGACGGCTATAGGTTGACGTGTATGATTGATTATAACTCTCCTGTTTTAGGTAGCCAGCACGCGTCAATTTCTAATATAGATGAATTTAAGTCAGAGATAGCTTCTTCACGAACGTTTTGCTTTTTACATGAATTGGAAGCATTAGTAGAGAATAACCTAATCAAAGGGGGCGATCTTAATAACGCAATCGTCATTGTCGATAAACAGGTGAGTGAAGATGAGTTAACAGAGCTTGCAAAACTTTTCAATAGAAAAGATATTAAAGTAGCAAAAGAAGGAATTTTAAATAATATAGAGTTAAGGCATCAAAATGAGCCAGCTAGACATAAACTGCTAGATATGGTTGGCGATTTAGCACTTATTGGGATGCCAATAAAAGGTCATATTATGGCGGCGAGACCAGGTCATGCCGCAAATGTTGCATTTGCGAAAAAAATTAAAGCGGCTATCAAAAAAGAAAAAAACAAAAAGAGGATTCCGACCTATGATCCTTCAGCAAAACCGTTGTATGATGTCGTTCAGATCATGGACATCTTACCACATAGGCCACCGTTCCTATTTATTGACAAAATATTAGAACTCTCGAAGACGCACGTCGTTGGAGTGAAGAATGTAACAATGAATGAAGGATTCTTCGAAGGACATTTTCCGGGGGCTCCAGTCTTCCCAGGTGTAATCCAAGTGGAGGCAATGGCTCAGACGGGGGGTATACTTGTTCTAAGTACGGTACCAGACCCTAGAAATTACTTAACTTTATTTTTGAAAATTGACAATGTAAGGTTCCGGGCACAAGTATCTCCCGGTGATACAGTTGTCTTTCGTTGCGACTTGATGGAACCAATTAGACGGGGTATTGCACAGATGAAGGGGGTTGGTACCGTTGGTGAGAAAGTAGTTGTAGAAGCAGAAATGATGGCTCAAATTGTTAGAGTAAAAGATAGCGAAACCGCATAA
- the lpxA gene encoding acyl-ACP--UDP-N-acetylglucosamine O-acyltransferase, translated as MIQPLAYIHPEAKIANNVVIEPFVTIHKNVEIGQGTWIGSNVTIMEGARIGKGCKIFPGAVISGIPQDLKFDGEETTAEIGDNTTIRECVTINRGTKDRWKTVVGNNCLIQAYSHIAHDCIVGDNCIFSNSSTLAGHITVGDYVVLAGMVAVHQFCSIGSHAFIAGGTLVRKDVPPFVKAAREPIAYVGINSVGLRRRGFSSEMINEIQDIYRTLFVKNNNLSKALGIIETEYKPTEIRDEIIDFIRNSNRGVMKGFGQGKLGVM; from the coding sequence ATGATTCAACCATTAGCATATATTCACCCTGAAGCAAAAATTGCTAATAATGTAGTTATTGAACCATTTGTAACTATCCATAAGAACGTTGAGATTGGACAAGGTACTTGGATCGGCTCTAACGTTACTATTATGGAGGGTGCGAGGATTGGTAAGGGATGTAAAATTTTTCCAGGTGCGGTAATTTCAGGAATACCACAAGACTTAAAGTTTGATGGTGAAGAAACCACTGCCGAAATCGGAGACAACACAACCATCCGAGAGTGTGTAACGATAAATAGAGGGACCAAAGATCGTTGGAAAACTGTTGTAGGTAATAATTGTTTGATTCAGGCTTATAGCCATATCGCGCATGACTGTATTGTTGGGGATAATTGTATTTTCTCAAATAGTAGTACGTTGGCGGGACACATTACAGTTGGTGATTATGTAGTGCTGGCGGGAATGGTAGCAGTACACCAGTTCTGTAGTATAGGCTCTCATGCGTTCATTGCAGGCGGTACTTTGGTTAGGAAAGACGTTCCCCCATTTGTAAAGGCAGCGAGAGAGCCTATAGCTTATGTCGGAATCAATTCGGTCGGCCTTCGTAGACGGGGATTTTCATCGGAAATGATCAATGAAATCCAAGATATTTATCGGACACTCTTTGTAAAGAACAATAATCTGTCGAAAGCATTAGGAATTATTGAGACCGAATATAAACCTACAGAAATTCGAGATGAAATTATCGATTTTATAAGAAATTCTAACCGCGGCGTAATGAAGGGTTTCGGACAAGGTAAGTTAGGGGTGATGTAA
- a CDS encoding ABC transporter ATP-binding protein, translating to MDIILDNVGRRFNQEWIFRKISYHFAQGESYAVLGPNGSGKSTLLQILSGNLSISEGSVKYTDGTSLIDIESVFRYLSIATPYLELIEEFTLIELLSFHFRFKNPVQGWDIDRMIDFLGLIGSKQKEIRYFSSGMKQRVKLLLACCTETPVLLLDEPTTNLDKQGVDWYYKLIESFSINRLVVVCSNQPAEYAFCKKQLLISDYK from the coding sequence ATGGATATCATACTTGACAACGTTGGTAGACGATTTAATCAAGAGTGGATCTTCCGAAAGATTAGCTACCACTTCGCTCAAGGGGAGTCCTATGCTGTTCTTGGTCCAAATGGTTCGGGGAAGTCAACATTGCTCCAGATATTATCTGGCAACCTAAGTATTTCTGAAGGAAGCGTAAAATATACGGACGGTACCAGCCTGATTGATATAGAGTCGGTTTTCAGGTATCTATCAATAGCTACACCGTACCTTGAATTAATTGAAGAGTTCACCCTAATAGAGTTACTATCATTTCATTTTCGTTTCAAAAATCCAGTTCAAGGATGGGATATAGATCGGATGATTGATTTCTTAGGACTGATCGGATCGAAACAAAAAGAAATTCGATACTTTTCATCTGGTATGAAGCAGCGTGTTAAATTATTATTAGCTTGCTGTACCGAAACTCCGGTATTGCTATTGGATGAACCCACTACGAATCTCGACAAACAAGGAGTAGATTGGTATTATAAGTTAATTGAGAGTTTTTCTATTAACCGTCTGGTCGTCGTATGTTCAAATCAGCCTGCTGAATATGCTTTTTGTAAAAAGCAATTACTTATAAGCGATTATAAATAG
- the efp gene encoding elongation factor P, with protein sequence MAKASEVKSGNVLRFNGELVTVEEFIHRTPGNLRAFYQAKMRNVKTGKLVEYRFRTDEEVEIARVETNDYQYLYDDGDFFVVMDNNTFEQYNIPKHLFGDSAKFLKEGMNVIVAFESDEPIMASTPANIELEITYTEPAVKGDTSTNALKNATVETGVEIKVPLFINQGDRVKVDTRTGSYIERVK encoded by the coding sequence ATGGCAAAAGCATCTGAAGTAAAGTCTGGAAATGTTTTACGGTTTAACGGTGAATTAGTCACTGTAGAAGAGTTTATTCATCGTACTCCTGGAAACCTGCGTGCTTTTTATCAAGCCAAAATGAGAAATGTTAAAACGGGTAAGCTGGTAGAGTATCGTTTCAGGACAGACGAAGAGGTCGAAATTGCACGAGTGGAAACAAATGACTATCAATATTTATATGACGATGGGGACTTCTTCGTTGTTATGGATAATAATACTTTTGAACAATATAATATCCCAAAACACCTGTTTGGCGACTCAGCGAAGTTTTTGAAAGAAGGGATGAATGTGATCGTTGCATTTGAAAGTGACGAGCCGATAATGGCAAGCACCCCTGCTAATATCGAACTAGAGATTACTTATACCGAACCTGCCGTTAAAGGTGACACATCAACGAATGCTCTTAAAAATGCTACCGTTGAAACGGGGGTGGAAATTAAAGTCCCCTTGTTTATTAATCAGGGCGATCGAGTTAAGGTCGATACACGAACCGGAAGCTATATAGAGAGAGTGAAATAG
- a CDS encoding 5-formyltetrahydrofolate cyclo-ligase, producing the protein MKDANKEDLRRIFKRKRISLTVEEEESLNSRLFYQFKQFVWEGLNYVHTFLPIRKFKEPDTYRMADWLRETYPEIQLVISKSDLKNNLLDHFLWEKDQMLEVNPWGIEEPVGGKIIVPSQLDAILVPLLTFDRSGNRVGYGKGFYDRFLALCRPDCLIVGISFFEPVEKILDVGETDIPLDICITAERIWYLRN; encoded by the coding sequence ATGAAAGATGCAAACAAAGAGGATCTGCGTCGTATTTTTAAGCGAAAGAGAATTTCTTTAACTGTAGAAGAAGAGGAGAGTTTAAATTCCCGTTTATTCTATCAATTCAAGCAGTTTGTATGGGAGGGGTTAAACTATGTACATACATTTCTTCCAATACGAAAATTTAAAGAACCAGATACTTATCGTATGGCAGATTGGCTTCGAGAAACTTATCCGGAAATCCAGCTGGTTATATCGAAATCAGATTTAAAAAATAACCTGCTAGATCATTTTTTGTGGGAAAAGGATCAAATGCTTGAAGTAAATCCTTGGGGAATTGAAGAGCCAGTAGGAGGTAAGATTATTGTACCATCCCAACTTGATGCTATTTTGGTGCCTCTACTAACTTTCGATCGTAGTGGGAACCGGGTTGGCTACGGTAAAGGTTTCTATGATCGATTCTTGGCGTTATGTAGACCCGACTGCTTAATTGTGGGAATATCTTTCTTTGAGCCTGTCGAAAAAATATTGGATGTTGGGGAAACAGATATTCCCCTCGATATCTGTATTACGGCTGAAAGAATATGGTATCTTCGTAACTAG
- a CDS encoding fumarate hydratase, with product MRKNNIRIQPAYRIILFCMLVLIFVSCRKNSDMQGEGEVFLQGSWTAESVPYQEQLLRFELIDFKFNCDSVFVKIKTHSAAKMDLDSCYGSGEWVEYARGTYAVRKDSLIIQATYTHENWRQKLSGCHHIGQYLPRFKIVKQTTDSLYLENRFSHNPVQLRKTKTTRCIPQKVY from the coding sequence ATGAGAAAGAACAATATCAGAATTCAACCAGCATACAGAATTATCTTATTCTGTATGCTGGTTTTGATTTTCGTTTCATGTCGGAAAAACTCAGATATGCAAGGTGAAGGAGAAGTCTTTCTACAAGGCTCATGGACTGCGGAGTCTGTGCCTTACCAAGAGCAACTCCTTCGGTTCGAGCTAATTGATTTTAAATTTAACTGTGACTCTGTTTTTGTTAAAATAAAGACACACTCAGCAGCGAAAATGGATTTAGATTCCTGCTATGGAAGCGGTGAGTGGGTTGAATACGCCAGAGGAACGTATGCTGTTCGTAAAGACAGTTTGATCATACAAGCCACCTATACGCATGAAAATTGGAGACAAAAGCTTTCAGGATGTCATCATATTGGACAATATTTACCCCGGTTTAAAATCGTAAAACAAACAACAGACTCCCTCTATTTAGAAAACCGCTTCAGCCATAATCCGGTACAACTACGCAAAACCAAAACGACGAGGTGCATACCGCAGAAAGTATACTAG
- the fumC gene encoding class II fumarate hydratase, protein MSYRIEHDTMGEVQVPADKYWGAQTERSRNNFKIGAPASMPKEIIEAFAYLKKAAAFTNADAGVLPTKKRDLIAQVCDEILDGTLDDQFPLVIWQTGSGTQSNMNVNEVVSNRAHVIEGNKLGEGTPFIHPNDDVNKSQSSNDTFPTAMHIAAYKAIIEITIPGVEKLRDVLQTKSEEFKDVVKIGRTHLMDATPLTLGQEFSGYTAQLNFGLKALKNTLDHLSQLALGGTAVGTGINTPKDYAVNVAKYIADFTQLPFITAENKFEALAAHDAIVESHGALKQLAVSLMKIANDVRLLASGPRSGIGEITIPENEPGSSIMPGKVNPTQCEALTMVAAQVIGNDVAISVGGSNGHYELNVFKPMMAANFLQSARLIGEACVSFTDHCATGIEPNYEGIKKHLDNSLMLVTALNPHIGYENAAKIAKKAHKENTSLREAALALGLLTNEQFDEWVRPEDMIGGLK, encoded by the coding sequence ATGTCATACAGAATTGAGCATGATACCATGGGTGAAGTACAGGTTCCTGCTGATAAATATTGGGGCGCACAAACCGAACGATCTAGAAATAATTTTAAAATTGGTGCTCCGGCGTCGATGCCCAAAGAGATTATTGAGGCATTTGCTTATTTAAAGAAGGCCGCAGCATTTACCAATGCTGATGCGGGCGTTTTACCGACGAAAAAGCGCGATCTAATAGCGCAAGTTTGTGATGAAATCCTTGATGGAACCCTTGATGATCAATTCCCTCTCGTTATTTGGCAAACAGGGTCGGGGACTCAATCAAATATGAATGTTAACGAGGTTGTATCTAACCGTGCTCACGTCATTGAAGGCAATAAGCTTGGTGAAGGAACCCCCTTTATTCATCCAAATGATGATGTTAACAAGTCTCAGTCTTCTAACGACACCTTTCCGACAGCCATGCATATCGCAGCCTATAAAGCTATTATAGAGATAACTATTCCCGGTGTGGAAAAACTACGCGATGTGTTACAGACGAAATCCGAAGAGTTTAAAGATGTAGTGAAGATAGGAAGAACACACCTTATGGATGCCACTCCTTTAACTTTAGGTCAAGAGTTTTCTGGTTATACGGCTCAGTTAAACTTCGGTTTAAAGGCACTGAAAAACACCCTTGACCATCTTTCTCAACTTGCGTTAGGGGGCACCGCAGTCGGTACAGGGATAAATACACCAAAAGACTACGCAGTGAATGTTGCAAAATATATTGCCGATTTCACTCAATTACCTTTCATAACAGCGGAGAACAAGTTTGAGGCACTCGCGGCACACGATGCTATTGTAGAAAGTCACGGAGCATTAAAGCAGTTAGCAGTCTCATTGATGAAAATTGCCAACGATGTGCGGTTACTCGCATCAGGTCCACGCTCAGGAATCGGAGAAATCACCATCCCAGAAAATGAGCCCGGTTCTTCGATCATGCCAGGCAAGGTAAATCCAACACAATGTGAGGCTCTAACCATGGTAGCAGCTCAAGTGATAGGAAACGACGTAGCAATCTCAGTTGGAGGCTCAAACGGCCATTACGAGCTTAACGTTTTTAAGCCTATGATGGCAGCAAACTTTTTACAGAGCGCCCGTTTAATTGGGGAAGCCTGCGTTTCTTTCACCGACCATTGTGCTACGGGGATCGAACCAAATTATGAAGGGATAAAGAAGCATCTTGACAATTCACTTATGCTTGTAACTGCCCTTAACCCACATATTGGGTATGAAAATGCAGCCAAGATTGCTAAGAAGGCTCATAAAGAGAATACTTCTCTGCGCGAGGCTGCGCTGGCCTTAGGACTGTTAACTAATGAGCAGTTTGATGAATGGGTTCGTCCGGAAGACATGATCGGGGGCCTTAAATAA
- a CDS encoding serine hydrolase domain-containing protein, producing the protein MLRQLKVLIFVIPCIYIACSSAESKRIKAEKKQQLTDSIRLVYDPATADKRIDDFMQNLHQKSGFNGNVLIAKKGKIIYQNSFGWADYLHRDSLQIDSQFELASVSKPFTATAILKLVEQEKIQLSQTVNEFIPDFPYPGVTIQQLLTHRSGLPNYIYFIDEIWKDKTKGASNKDVIDLLVEKKPARYNVPDARFLYNNSNYMVLAAIIEIVSKQSFTVFMQENIFRPLGLKNTAVYSKADYDKIPTDVIGHDRVFRRSVVQNFLDGPVGDKGIYSTVGDLFLFDRALSEGRVVDKALLDSAYTGYSDPVRGVFNYGFGWRLYKNEGHTIAYHTGWWHGFKNLYVRDLDNDITLVFLSNMVNGSLNHLDEVYKILDMPVIRQGAYNSRGEYIE; encoded by the coding sequence ATGTTAAGACAACTAAAGGTACTTATTTTTGTAATCCCATGTATTTACATCGCTTGCTCATCTGCTGAAAGTAAGCGAATCAAAGCAGAAAAAAAACAACAATTAACCGATAGCATACGCCTAGTTTATGATCCTGCTACGGCAGATAAGCGGATTGATGATTTTATGCAGAATTTACATCAAAAATCTGGCTTTAATGGCAATGTCTTGATAGCGAAAAAGGGCAAAATAATATATCAAAATTCATTCGGTTGGGCTGACTATTTACATCGTGACAGCCTTCAGATAGATTCCCAATTTGAGTTGGCATCTGTATCGAAGCCTTTTACAGCCACAGCGATTCTAAAATTAGTTGAGCAGGAGAAAATACAGCTGAGCCAAACTGTAAATGAATTTATTCCTGATTTTCCTTATCCGGGGGTGACGATACAGCAGTTGTTGACTCATCGATCTGGCCTTCCTAACTATATATATTTTATTGATGAAATTTGGAAAGATAAGACAAAAGGCGCTTCGAATAAAGACGTAATCGATCTACTTGTTGAAAAAAAACCGGCGAGGTACAATGTGCCAGATGCTCGTTTTTTGTATAATAACAGTAACTATATGGTGCTGGCGGCAATTATTGAAATAGTTTCGAAGCAATCGTTTACTGTATTTATGCAAGAGAATATATTCCGGCCATTGGGACTAAAGAATACAGCAGTTTACTCGAAAGCTGATTATGATAAAATTCCTACCGATGTAATTGGGCACGACAGAGTTTTTAGGCGTTCCGTTGTTCAAAACTTCCTGGATGGCCCAGTTGGCGATAAAGGAATTTACAGCACGGTAGGTGACCTGTTTCTATTTGATCGTGCGCTTTCTGAGGGTAGAGTTGTTGATAAAGCTCTTTTAGATTCTGCATATACGGGATATAGTGATCCTGTTCGTGGAGTATTCAACTATGGGTTTGGTTGGCGCTTATATAAAAATGAGGGACATACTATTGCTTATCATACAGGTTGGTGGCATGGATTTAAAAACCTTTATGTCCGCGATCTAGATAACGATATAACGCTAGTATTTCTTTCTAATATGGTCAACGGCAGCTTAAACCATTTAGATGAGGTCTATAAAATATTGGATATGCCGGTCATTAGACAGGGTGCGTACAATAGTCGGGGAGAGTATATCGAATAA
- a CDS encoding YbaB/EbfC family nucleoid-associated protein, translating to MFDKLMQAQQKAEEIKKRLETISVFGEVESGKIKVVANANKQIQEIVIDPEFLKLADKEELEELLVTAINKALTQADQISQSEMQAVTQDMLGGLGGMFGK from the coding sequence ATGTTTGATAAATTAATGCAAGCACAGCAAAAAGCCGAGGAGATAAAAAAAAGATTAGAGACTATTAGTGTTTTCGGCGAAGTTGAATCGGGAAAGATAAAGGTGGTCGCCAATGCCAACAAACAGATTCAAGAAATCGTTATTGATCCGGAGTTCCTTAAGCTTGCTGATAAAGAAGAGTTAGAGGAATTATTGGTTACCGCAATTAATAAGGCTCTTACACAAGCCGATCAGATCAGCCAAAGCGAGATGCAAGCGGTAACTCAAGATATGTTGGGAGGCTTGGGAGGAATGTTTGGTAAATAA
- a CDS encoding metal-dependent hydrolase: protein MKATYYGHSTVELDLNGTSVLFDPFITPNKLASNIELKNIHPEYIFLSHCHGDHVHDMAEIQRQSNAEVIGIVETGDWVQKQGVPENKITAMNFGGTFKGNFGTVKMVHALHTNAAPDGSYAGAPAGYLLKSNGKTVYFAGDTALTIEMQLLKDEQIDWAFLPIGGFFTMDIGDAIKAAKFINCQNIIGIHYNTFPPIKINEGEAVKQFSDAGLNLQLLDIGASIDL from the coding sequence ATGAAAGCAACATATTATGGTCATTCAACGGTTGAACTGGATCTTAATGGTACGAGTGTTTTGTTTGACCCCTTTATCACACCTAATAAACTCGCAAGCAATATCGAGTTGAAAAATATTCATCCAGAGTATATTTTTTTAAGTCACTGTCATGGTGATCATGTTCACGATATGGCAGAAATTCAACGGCAAAGTAATGCGGAGGTGATTGGAATTGTTGAAACCGGGGATTGGGTTCAAAAGCAAGGTGTGCCAGAGAATAAAATAACCGCGATGAACTTCGGAGGAACTTTTAAGGGTAATTTTGGGACAGTTAAAATGGTTCACGCATTACATACAAACGCTGCTCCGGATGGAAGCTATGCAGGTGCTCCAGCTGGCTACTTGCTTAAATCAAACGGAAAAACGGTCTATTTTGCTGGAGATACTGCCTTAACTATCGAAATGCAACTATTAAAAGACGAACAAATAGATTGGGCCTTCCTCCCCATCGGTGGGTTCTTTACTATGGATATTGGTGACGCAATTAAAGCTGCAAAATTTATCAATTGCCAGAATATTATTGGAATACATTATAACACCTTCCCGCCTATAAAAATCAATGAAGGCGAGGCTGTAAAACAGTTTTCAGATGCTGGTTTAAATTTACAGCTTCTGGACATCGGGGCCTCTATAGATTTATAG
- a CDS encoding DUF2911 domain-containing protein — MKKIILLLALTIGFTLNSNAQQDKSKRASPPDSVSVTTGSGVTISIHYSRPYLKGRDLATLTPPGKVWRTGANEATTFEINKDVKVNGKKLPAGKYSLYTIPGENQSTIIFNKTWEQWGTQYDQKNDVLRVDAPTSLGNPTVEQFTITADDTGEVNLLWGEAILSFKVE; from the coding sequence ATGAAAAAGATTATTCTTTTATTGGCGCTAACCATCGGATTTACATTAAATTCTAATGCGCAACAAGACAAGTCAAAAAGAGCGAGCCCACCCGACTCGGTGTCCGTAACAACAGGAAGTGGAGTTACAATAAGCATCCATTACAGTCGCCCCTACCTAAAGGGCCGTGACCTCGCAACATTAACCCCTCCGGGAAAAGTTTGGCGAACCGGAGCTAACGAAGCTACTACATTTGAAATCAATAAGGATGTAAAAGTGAATGGGAAGAAATTACCAGCCGGCAAATACAGCTTGTACACTATTCCTGGGGAAAATCAATCGACTATTATCTTTAACAAAACCTGGGAACAATGGGGAACCCAATACGACCAGAAGAATGATGTTTTGCGCGTTGATGCACCTACGAGTTTAGGTAACCCAACGGTAGAACAATTCACAATTACGGCCGACGATACTGGGGAAGTTAACTTGCTCTGGGGGGAAGCGATCTTATCGTTTAAGGTTGAGTAA